In Haloplanus rubicundus, one DNA window encodes the following:
- a CDS encoding NAD-dependent epimerase/dehydratase family protein has product MTSLGPTDRSILVTGGAGFIGSHLVDALVADNDVRVLDNCSRGSRSTASDDAEFVEGDIRDAETVDHACSDVDIVFHQAANISVDRSVADPIESHRVNVDGTLNVLEAARDVNARVVFASSAAVYGEPSSVPVTESQPKTPSSPYGAEKLSADRYMRLYADLYDLDTVALRYFNVYGPGGIGTDYSGVIDAFLTRARGNEELPVHGDGTQTRDFVHVSDVVRANLLAAVTEQTGDAYNVGTGKSVTINRLAELIVDVTDSSSDIVHTEPRAGDIDESEANIERACDQLGYEPRTTLRDGLEALVHDTASTTR; this is encoded by the coding sequence ATGACTTCTCTCGGCCCCACCGATCGTTCGATCCTCGTAACCGGCGGTGCCGGCTTCATCGGTAGCCACCTCGTCGATGCGTTGGTTGCCGACAACGACGTTCGCGTCTTGGATAACTGCTCCCGTGGGTCGCGTTCGACCGCTTCCGACGACGCCGAGTTCGTTGAAGGGGACATTCGGGACGCGGAGACAGTCGATCACGCGTGTTCGGACGTGGATATCGTCTTCCATCAGGCAGCCAACATCAGCGTCGATCGATCCGTGGCAGACCCCATCGAGAGCCACCGGGTGAACGTTGACGGTACGCTGAACGTGCTCGAGGCGGCACGGGACGTGAACGCGCGTGTCGTGTTCGCCTCCAGTGCCGCCGTCTACGGCGAGCCCTCCTCCGTCCCTGTCACGGAATCCCAGCCGAAAACCCCGTCGTCACCGTACGGCGCGGAGAAGCTCTCGGCCGATCGATATATGCGACTGTACGCCGACCTATACGACTTGGACACCGTTGCCCTCCGATATTTCAACGTCTACGGTCCCGGCGGCATCGGAACCGATTACAGCGGCGTCATCGACGCGTTCCTCACCCGTGCTCGAGGGAACGAGGAACTCCCCGTCCACGGCGACGGCACCCAGACGCGAGATTTCGTTCACGTCTCCGACGTCGTTCGGGCAAATCTTCTCGCTGCGGTAACCGAACAGACCGGCGACGCGTACAACGTTGGAACTGGCAAGAGTGTAACGATCAACCGGTTGGCGGAATTGATCGTCGACGTGACGGATTCGTCGTCCGACATCGTCCACACTGAACCCAGAGCTGGCGACATCGACGAGAGCGAGGCGAACATCGAACGGGCATGTGATCAACTCGGCTACGAACCGCGGACGACCCTCCGAGACGGTCTGGAGGCGCTAGTCCACGATACGGCGTCGACGACACGATGA
- a CDS encoding STT3 domain-containing protein gives MTDDADLASLLETRPDFASKLDRLLDVDAEQDAWRPVDAGVDDAVAVTLVDSGHVEKVPDGYRFTDRETVRAAVDDYRRDASDDRRRIRVRTALLVALALVVLVRLPTIQEVFRDDWVVLASNDPYFYRYLVDQALLDGPLPSLPERALRGEPLLAATLAVAAWPFGAGTWGSGFVVAWYPVVAAVATAALVYGAATRLTDDARVGLAAAGLLAVTPAHAYRTALGVADHHAFDYVWLALTALAVIELLSRSERDRRTWLAAGGLAVGVAAQALAWEAAPLLLLPLAPGLALAALVEIRRPGPERLAPVVAGLVAGAALAHLVHLLLGWQFEAVVYALDLLALGSVGLLALVVVVRRLDGSWTWLAAAEVVLAIAAVVAVRRIPVVSTELDAGLDFFLRSGPAELAGVGANYGAVGVLVILGFASVLAAPMLPFAAKWGWQRLESGWFVVGVYAIHFGVLAALQRRFGGELAPFAAILGGVGFVLLASWFDLVKPPVPRRLAGRDTDGAVAADGGDDDALVVPDRTRVALLAGLAGVAVGSGSLYAALIDRRLVITDATYEAARWISEYVDEHDIPYPESYVLSKWGRNRVYNYFVNGEAASYSYAERTYEDFLFSNDADSWHEEFADRVGFVVTRDLPHLGLISASTVQSTLHDRFGSATISNIGGVGHFRAVFATDDGARKVFRVVPGATIRGPAPAETARVRLVADVSIPGDEFEYVRRATVTDGTFEVTVANPGTYRIGQGDTTVEVSERAVQAGEAVTLDS, from the coding sequence ATGACCGACGATGCCGACTTGGCTTCGCTTCTGGAAACGCGTCCCGACTTCGCATCGAAGCTCGACCGACTGCTCGACGTCGACGCCGAGCAAGACGCGTGGCGGCCGGTAGATGCCGGTGTCGACGACGCGGTGGCAGTCACCCTCGTCGACAGTGGGCACGTCGAGAAGGTCCCCGATGGCTATCGGTTCACCGACCGGGAGACCGTCCGTGCAGCCGTCGACGACTACCGACGCGACGCGTCGGACGACCGCCGCCGCATCCGCGTCCGCACGGCTCTCCTCGTCGCGCTTGCGCTCGTCGTTCTCGTCCGCCTGCCGACGATCCAGGAGGTCTTCCGCGACGACTGGGTCGTCCTCGCCTCGAACGACCCGTACTTCTATCGGTATCTCGTCGATCAGGCGCTCCTAGATGGCCCGCTCCCGTCGCTCCCGGAGCGAGCGCTCCGGGGCGAACCCCTACTCGCCGCGACGCTTGCAGTCGCGGCCTGGCCCTTCGGCGCGGGCACCTGGGGATCGGGGTTCGTCGTCGCCTGGTATCCCGTCGTCGCGGCCGTCGCCACGGCGGCGCTGGTGTACGGTGCCGCGACGCGGCTCACCGACGACGCCCGCGTCGGCCTCGCCGCCGCGGGGCTCCTCGCCGTCACGCCGGCCCACGCATACCGGACGGCCCTCGGCGTCGCCGATCATCACGCCTTCGACTACGTGTGGCTCGCGCTGACGGCGCTGGCCGTGATCGAACTGCTCTCGCGGAGCGAGCGGGACCGCCGAACGTGGCTCGCGGCCGGCGGCCTCGCCGTCGGCGTCGCCGCGCAGGCGCTGGCGTGGGAGGCCGCTCCGCTCCTCCTGCTCCCGCTCGCGCCGGGACTCGCGCTCGCCGCGCTGGTGGAGATTCGTCGCCCCGGCCCCGAACGGCTCGCGCCGGTCGTCGCCGGCCTCGTCGCCGGCGCGGCGCTCGCCCACCTCGTCCACCTGCTGCTCGGCTGGCAGTTCGAAGCCGTCGTCTACGCGCTCGACTTGCTCGCGCTGGGGAGCGTGGGCCTGCTGGCGCTCGTCGTCGTCGTCCGCCGCCTCGACGGCTCGTGGACGTGGCTCGCGGCCGCCGAAGTCGTCCTCGCCATCGCTGCCGTCGTCGCCGTGCGACGGATTCCGGTCGTCTCGACCGAACTGGACGCCGGACTCGACTTCTTCCTCCGGAGTGGGCCGGCGGAACTCGCCGGCGTCGGGGCGAACTACGGCGCCGTCGGCGTCCTCGTCATCCTCGGGTTCGCGTCGGTGCTCGCCGCCCCGATGCTCCCCTTCGCGGCCAAGTGGGGCTGGCAACGGCTCGAATCCGGCTGGTTCGTCGTCGGCGTGTACGCCATCCACTTCGGCGTGCTGGCGGCGCTCCAGCGTCGCTTCGGCGGCGAACTCGCCCCCTTCGCCGCCATCCTCGGCGGCGTCGGCTTCGTGTTGCTCGCGTCGTGGTTCGACCTCGTGAAGCCACCCGTTCCGCGGCGGCTCGCTGGCCGCGATACCGATGGAGCCGTCGCCGCCGACGGGGGCGACGACGACGCCCTCGTCGTTCCCGACCGGACCCGGGTCGCCTTGCTCGCCGGCCTCGCGGGCGTCGCCGTCGGCTCCGGCTCGCTCTACGCCGCACTCATCGACCGCCGACTCGTCATCACCGACGCCACCTACGAGGCGGCGCGCTGGATATCCGAGTACGTCGACGAGCACGACATCCCCTATCCCGAGAGCTACGTCCTCAGCAAGTGGGGCCGCAACCGCGTCTACAACTACTTCGTGAACGGCGAGGCGGCGTCGTACAGCTATGCCGAGCGCACCTACGAGGACTTCCTGTTCTCGAACGACGCCGACTCGTGGCACGAGGAGTTCGCGGACCGCGTGGGGTTCGTGGTCACCCGGGACCTGCCGCATCTCGGCCTGATCTCCGCGTCGACCGTGCAGTCGACGCTCCACGATCGCTTCGGCAGCGCCACGATCAGCAACATCGGCGGTGTCGGTCACTTCCGGGCCGTGTTCGCCACCGACGACGGCGCGCGGAAGGTGTTCCGCGTCGTCCCCGGGGCGACGATCCGCGGCCCTGCACCGGCGGAGACGGCACGCGTTCGACTCGTCGCCGACGTGTCGATCCCCGGCGACGAGTTCGAATACGTCCGACGGGCGACGGTGACCGACGGAACCTTCGAGGTGACGGTCGCCAACCCGGGAACCTATCGAATCGGGCAGGGCGACACGACCGTCGAGGTGTCCGAGCGGGCGGTGCAGGCGGGCGAGGCGGTGACCCTCGACTCCTGA